In the genome of Sphingopyxis sp. YF1, the window CAGCGCAGCGCGAAGCCGACGCTAAAGGCCGACGCGAGGGCCATGGCTCAGTCTTTCTCGTGCGCGTCAGGTCGCGACCAGATGAGCCAATGTTCTCCGTCCCGCTGATCCGAGCCATGCAGGTTGGCCGTCAAAGGCGCCGCCAAAAGAGGATCGTCGATCTGCAGCGCTAGGTAGATGCCGCGTGATCCACTGCGAAAACGTCCCGCGCCGATCTCGATGCCGGCAGCCGGGTCTCCCAGAAACACCTTCCACGCCGGAGCCCCCTCCACTTCCGAGAAAGGCGCGCGGGCAATGGTGACCGCAGCGTCGAAACCGAGCGTGTGAATGCGGCCCTCATAACCGTCATTGCTGTGGCGAAACGTGCCAATGATCATCATCATTCTCCTGTCTGTTCGAGGTTTGGGTTCGGATCGATGCGGGGTTGGCGCCAGCGCAGCGGCGCGCCGGGCGCCGCGCGGGTCCAGATCGGCTGCGCAACGCCGACCAGGCCGGTCGCGGAAATCGCGCCGAAATAGCGGCCGTCGAGACTGTCTGGCGCCGCGTTGAGAAGGAAGAATTCGCCGCGTCCGATGATCCGGCACCCGAGCCATATGGGCAGCGGCCGGCGCAGCCGATCGCGCGCGACAGCGCGCGCGGCGCCGTGACCGTCGATCGTGACGAATGCCCCCGTGCGGCAGATGCGCTGACCGGGAACGCCCGCTACGCGCTTCAGGAGCGGCACACCGCGGGGAAGATAGCCACGCTGCGCGAGCCAGTCGCCGAGCGGCGGAGGCGGCTCGATCGCGACAAGATCGCCTGCGGCCGGCCGCGCGCCTGTGTCGACCCGGTAAAGTCCGATAGGCGCACTCGCGCTCGCATTCCACAGCAAGCGCGGCGCCGGGGCGACCCAGGCGACCGCCACAAACGAGCCGCCGAACAGCAAAGTCGCCGCCACCGTTGCGCGAAGATAGTGACGGTTCATGCCTCGATCGCCCGGCGGCGAAGCCACGCCGCATGGCGATCGCGGCCATAGGGACGCGGTGGCATTCCGATCGCAATGCGGTTGCCGACGTGCCGCCAATGCTCGGGCGCGGCATCACAGGCGTCGATGCCGACCGCCTCGACGGCGTCGACCGCCGCGAGCACACGTTGAACCTTGGGCCAGCCGTCGATGCGAAGCAGAATATCGCCGCCGGGGCGAACGAACGGAAGCGTCGCATAAGGCGCTCCGGCTGCCGTCGCAGCGACGATCGCGATGCTTGAATGGACGGTGCCATAGTCGTTCGACATCCAGCGAACGACGGCAAAGATGGCACCGGGACGGAACGCAACGACCTTGGTGCTGCGGCTCACGATCCGCTCGCCCGCGACGCGGCCGAAGCGGATCCATTGCTCGAGGCGTGCTTCGATCCAGGTCAGTTCGACTTCGGTTACGTCGGTGCGCGACGCGGCGAGTGGCCGCGAAGCGCGCCCCGCGGGCGATACGGGAGCGGACGGGCACCGCATCAGCGCCGAACCGGACGCGCGGGATGAATGGTGCCCTTGCCGGGGTCCGAGGTCGAATTGCGGCGCCCGATTTCGGCCCAGGCGTTCAGTTCGTCGATCGCATAGACGATACGGCCGCCGAGCTTGCGATAGACGGGGCCCGTTCCGTAGCAGCGATGCTTTTCAAGCGTGCGCGCGGACAGTCCGAGATGGACGGCGGCGTCGGGGGTTTTCAGAAATCGCGGGACAATGGGGGCGGCGAAATCGCTCATCGAGGGTCTCCTGATGCCGTGCCGGACACCCGAGAGGGGGGCGGCGGGAAGGAGGCGACAATCGGAAATCGGGGCTTGATCCGGGAACGGACAAAGTGACGGGCTGCGGAATGTCCCGATCAGCCGCCCGCGAGCAGGGTGAGATAGCCGCCGTCGCGCATCGCGATCGCGCCGCGCTGCCAGCGCGCGATACGGCGGCGCTCGCTGGATGTGTCCCACTCGGCAGCGGAATAGGAGCGGGCGTCAGGGAGGATGAGGGCTGCCGCGAGGTCGCGCGAGCTTATCTTCTCGTCGAGCGCGTCGAGCAGCCGCAGCCACTGCACCAGCCGCCAGCGCTCGGTTGTGCCGGGCTGGCCCGGCGGGACCGAAACGGTGCGCGATGCGATCCAGTCGTGGAGCGCCCCGGTCGCCGCTTGCCGCGCAGCGACATGATCATCGGCGGGCACCACATAAGCGAGCGCCTCGTTTCCCAGGCAATCAGCGATGGAAAGGCGGTATCGCCGGCCGCCGATCGCGAGGACAAGATGCCACTCGCGATGAGCTAGCCATTCGGCGACAATGCCGTCCGAAGCGCAGATGTCTGCCAAGGGGAGACCCCGGAGGCTCGACGGAGCCGGCGCTGCTATGGCGATCGACGGGCAGAGTTCGGGGCGCCAAAGGGCTGGCGCCCGTTCGGCAGGCGCATCGGGATCAACGGCGAAAAACCAACCCCCAGTGGCGGGCGAGCCGGCGAAGCGCGGCACGAGACCGGCCCGGTGCCGTGCCGGCGCGATAGGCGGCGCGGTAGCGCGGATTACGGCGCAGGAATTCCTGCGCGAAGTCGGCGCGATCATATAGTTCGAATATCTTCGGAAAATCCGGGGACCGCCAGTCGAGTGTGGGTTGCATGCGCACCTCCAGAAGCCAAGTGAGTGCAAAGAAAAGGCATTTTGCCGATTTCCTCAGCGACCCTGCTTCTGGTTATCGGCGCATAAAGCACCGATACTTAGCCCATCGCTTCCCGATTTCGTCGGGAAAAGGCCTCAAATTGGGACTATCGCCGCCCGGCAGGTCCGGGCGGCGATGGCCTGCCGGTCAGTTGCCGCGCCGGGTCGGGCGGTTCCACACGAGATCATGCGCCTCGCCCTCGCCGGCGAAGAGCTGTGCGAAGATCGGACCGGTGAAGGTCGGGTCGTCGAGCTTGACCGAGAGATAGGGGCGGTCATCCTGGGTGGATTTCGGCCAAGCGGCGCCAACTTCCGCTTCGCCGATGAAAACGCGGTGGCTCGGCGCGTTGCCGCTGGCATTGGCGTCGGGGACGATGCGAACCTTTTTCGCCTGCACCGAAAGGGTGATGATCTCGCCCTGATATTCGCCGGAGGCGGTCTTCGTGAAGCTGCCGATCTTGGTCATGATGCTGTCCTTTCCTTGGGCTCGAGCCGCACCAGCGCGGCCTCGATGCGCATCGGTGGGCAGCAAGGGGACGGCGCCGCAGCCCGCAGGGCCCGCAGCGCAGCGGAGGACGGCGCGATCCGGCTTTCTTGGCTCGCGAGGAACGGCGGCACGCCGGGGGAAGAAAGTCGAAGGCGCGCCGTTGCGGCAAGCCGGCCAGCGTCAGCGGTTTGCTGTCAGATCGCGCATGTCGAGAGGCCGTGTTGGTGCGAGACGAAGGGGAAAGGATTGCCGGAACGGGAAGGAAATGAAGCCTAGGTTGAATCGACATTCAGCACCAGAAGGCGATGGCGGCGAGGTATAGAGTTGCGAGGTAGTTGTGTGGGAGGCGGTCGTATCGCGTGGCGACGCGGCGTAGCTGTTTGAGCTTGCCGATGGTGCGCTCGATCCGGTTGCGAAGCCTGTAGATGGCAGGGTCGAAATCGCGTCGGCGTGGCATGCAGACGCGCTGGGGGATGACGGGCCGAGCGCGGCTGGTTTCGACATGGTCGAGGATGGCGTGGCTGTCATAAGCCTTGTCGGCGAGGACATGGCGAGCGTCGAGACCGGTCAGCAACGGGATCGCGAGCTTGGCATCGCTGACATGGCCGCCGGTCAGGATGAAGCGCACCGGTCGTCCGAAGGTATCGACCGCGATATGCCATTTGGAGGTCAGTCCTCCTCGGGAGCGCCCCAGAGCCTGGTCGCCGAGCCCCCTTTTTGACCCGTCGCCGCTTGGGCATGGGCGCGCACGATCGAGCTGTCGATCATCAGATACTCATTGTCCCGATCGCGGGCGAGCGAGGTGAAGATGCCTTCCCACACCCCGGCAGCGGCCCAGCGGGTGAAGCGCTTGTGAACAGTCTTGTACTTGCCATAGCGCTCCGGCAGGTCCGACCAGCGCGCACCCGACCGCAAAACCCACAAAACACCGTTCACAAACAGGCGGTTATCCAATGCTGTGCGGCCAGGATCAGATGCCTTGCCGGGCAGCATCGGCGCGATCCGAACCCACTGCGCCTCGCTCAACTCGTACCGCTTGATACCCATGATACCTCCGCAATCTGCGGAAACTCATGAATCAGACACCAACGCTCTTGGGAATCCCTGAATGTCGATACAGCCTAGGCCTGCGGCGTCGAAGAGTTGAACTTGTTGGACTGCGAGTCTGGTGCCGATGCTCCCGATGCCGGGGCGGTGCCTGCGAGACCGCGCTATGCCGCGGAGGCAGTGCCAAGTCCGCCGGCGACCGCCAGCCAGTTTGCCCAGACACCGACGTCGATCAGTAGCCCGAGCAGCCCCGTCATGGCCTGATATCCTGCAAATCCCGCGGGCACGGCGAACAATAGGAGGACGAGGAAACGGAGGAGAGGTGACTTGGCCGATGCAAAGACCGCCTGCCCCGTCAGAAGGACGATCAGGCCGGTAGCGAAGCCGGCGAACAGCATCGCGGTGGTTCCATAGCCTTGCGTGTGAACAAAAAGGCCAGCGCCAACCGCCGAATAGATCGGCAGCGCATAGGTGGCGAGCCGGAACAGGAGCCAAATGAAATAGAGGGCGGCTGCGCCGCCGAGGATGATCATAAAGGTCAAAAGCGCCCTCCCGTCGGACGCGCTCGCCACCACCACCACAGCGCATTCTGCTGTCCGATCATAGCAGCGGCGCCCCGGAGGCGGAACCGTAACTGGAACCACCTTGGGGGTTTTTCGCCGATGTCAGCGACTGAAGGGGTCATATTCGCAGACGATGCAGCTCGGATCGCCGTCGAACTCATCGAGCGGCATCACGGAATATCCCTGGGCGGTTTCGATCAGGACGATGACCGTCATCATCGTGCGGGCGAGATTCCAGCCGAGCGATTGGGCGGTGGAAAGCGGCATATCGAGGCTCCTGTCCGGGAGCGGGACCTTCCCGCTCGACAGTCGCCCCGCCGGACGGGGACGGGCCGCAATCACCGCAGCGAAGCGGAGGCCCAAAGCGCAGCGCAGGGACCCCTCGCGGGTTGATTGAAGGAGGCATCGCCCCGGTCCAAGGATCAGCGGCTATTCGAGCGAAGGATAGTTTCGCTTCCGCCGGTGCCATTCTGCGAACGGCCCCTCCTTCCGGCTAGACAAGACCTGCTTGCATGCCCACTGTAATCAGGCTCGTTTCCGCCTCCGAGAGATAGCCCTGATGATGGATGAGAAGCTACGCGCGGCCCATGATTGCTTGTTGCTAAAAGTGACACTGGTGAAATCTTCGATCGTCTGCCGATAAAGGGGGTACCGGTCCGAGGATTTGAAGCAGGCGATGGACTTCAATGAAAATGCCTAGTTCCAAGATTGACCATGGGCGGTGACGCTTCCGATTTGGCTCGCTGGATAAAGGCATTTCGTGCGCAGCTCTCGCTCGCGGACGACGAGAAGGTCCTTCGGGCGGTCTGGAGCGTGAATGCTATTCAAAGTGGCGACGCAAATGTAGATGGCGCGCTGCTGTGGGATGTCCCGAAAGATCTCGAGCCCGGAAAGATGTTCTCGAAGCGGTCGATATATCCGTGGGAACTCGACACTCTCGCCAACGAGCTCCTGACGATCCCGAAGCATGATTTCTATCGAACGTTCAATTGTCGGAGCTGGCGGTCGCTGGCGGATATTGTGAACCTGCTACGCAACATAGAGAATGCCGAATATGGTGCACGCCGCCATGTGACCAGCATGTACGTCGAAATGGGCCGCATCGCCGCCCGTCAGTTTGACTGGCAACGCGGCTTCTTCAACGTCCCGGATTTGTATCGTAGTGCGTTCATCTATGGCCAGGGAGCCTGCGCTCAACATCTGGCGGACACCTACGGCCTCAATATCAACGACCTTACTTTCACCGGATATGCGCTGATGGCGATGTACGTCGATGCGCCTGAGTGCGCGCCGATGGGCGATTTAAGCGAGCTCGCGCATTTTGGGCTACCGATCGCGAGTTTCCAGAAGGTATTGTCGCGCATCTCGTTACCCATCGACGACATTCGTGCTAAAGCGAGCCGGTTGCGGCAACCCGAACAGCAGACCGCGTACCGACCGAGCATATTGCGCCGTTACCCGTGCGTCGTCTTCGGAAGGAAGCGAAATCGAATGATCGCGCCGATTCCAGACCTTATTGCTTATCGCCTGACGGCGGGCCTATTCTTCGACATTGTCGGGGGAACCGGTTCGGTGAGGAATGACTGCGGAAAGCACTTCGAAGCCTATTCGCTCTCGCTGCTATCGAAAATGCTTCCAGAAGCGCGCTTCGAGCCGGAATGGCGATACAAAGTCGGCCGCAACCATAGGGATACGTCCGACATCATCCTCTTCGACGGGTTAGGCAATGTCCTGCTCGCTATCGAGTGTAAGGCGAGGTGGATGGGCGCCGAGGTCCGTTTTGGGGAAAAGCCGAATGTCGAGAAAGATTATGATGAGATCATCAGTGGCGTGTACCAAGCTTGGCGCTTCTTCTCGGATTGTCGGCGCGGCCTGACGGGACGCTCGGCATCGCCAAAGGCGATAGGACTGGTGCTGGCTCTCGACGAGTGGTTCGCGGCCCGCAGCGCCGCCCTCGATCGCGTGATCGCCGAGGCGCATGCCCGTGCAGATGCCAATGGCGATATTCTGGCCGAGGATCGCAGGCCCATTGCCTTTTGTTCGATCCATGAGTTGGAGACTGTCCTGAAGACTGCAACCGAGGAATCGCTTCTGGGCGCTCTCGATGACCTGGCAAGCAAGCCGAAAGGATGGATTTTCTCTTCGCTCCATTCTGATTTTGATGCCCCCAAAACCAGCTGCAAGCCATACCCGTTCCACGCAGATCTCTTCGAAATGCTACCTTGGTATCAACGGATCAGTATGGCGGCAGAGGACGGCAGAGGATGGCGAGGGCACAGCGAATAGTCTCGGGGTGCAGGCCGGAGGCCGACCTTAGCAACGTGACTTATCTCAGCCCGACGGGAATGCCGCTTGAAGTTGCTCCAGCGTCGCCTTTCGTTGGTAGGCCCCGCAGCCATCTGCGAACGGACATCGAAATTCTCCTTCCTCTTCGAACCAGTTCGCGGAGAGGCAGGTGCCATTGTGGAAATCGATCGGCTGCGCTGCATCAAGCAGCCGCATCAGCATTCGTCCCTTTGTCATCCCGCACATTTGGGTGACACTCCCAGCGACGATGGTGCTGTTCAGCTCGTGGAACACGGTTCCTATGAAAACATTCACAGCGTCACGCTTGTCGCGCAGCCAGCCAAAGATGTCTTCGATCGGTTCCGTCCGCTCACCATTCCAGAAGCTGGAGTGGAAATATCGGACCAGTCCGGTGTCATTGTCGGTCGAACAACTACCGACGTCCCGGTGCGTCAGCTCGTCGCGAATGTTGCGAAGCTCGCCGTACCAGTCAGCGGCCCTGATAAGGATCTTCAGCCGCTCGGGGAATGACCCTGTGAACTTGTCGACATCCTTGAAAAGGCCCCGGGTCGACTTTCGGAATCGCGTCGTGGTTGGTCCGTAAATGATGTGCAGCATCTCGGCCGTGCAATCGATGACCGAATAGAGCTCGGTTATCACGCCCTCGAGGACGGCAGCCAGATTGCGAGCATTGTTGGCCGGCGTGAAGCCCTGTTCTTCGAGCTCCGCCTCGTCGCCGTCGAGCGCAGGTAAAAGATTCTCGCTGATCGAAAGGAGTGTCAGGGCCTTGTGGAAATGGTTTTCCACGCCGGCGAGCACGCGCTGCTCACGCGCCCGGAATTTATAGGTTGTCGGCCATAAGGTGCGAAACCTGTCGACTTGGCCCCACCGCTCGGGTGCGTACATTCTCACGGCATCGGCTAGCTTGGGCATGAATGCTGAATACCCGTTCGCGCGATCGTTGGACATCTGCAATTTCCGGCGCCGGGCCCACCCGGTGGGCGGACCCGGTTCCCACCGGGTCAGCTCGGGGGGTTCCAGATCAGGACCTTTCTAGTTGCGTCGTCGCCCGGCGCGTTCGCGATGTTGCAGAAGATCTGACCGAGCTCGGGGGCCGAGAGCGACACCGAAACATATTCGGTGCCTGTCTGCGAAGTTTTCACCCAGCCAGCGCCGAGTTCGTAGCCATTCTTGCGACTGATGACTCGGTAATCGGGTTCGGCGTCTTTCACCTTGCGTCCGTTCGGGACGATTGCGATCGGCGCGGTGACCATGAGGGTCGCAAGCGTGCCTTCGAAGCTGCCGTCATCCTTGACGGTGAGATTTGCGATGCTTGACATTTGAAGTCTCCTTGGTTGTTCGGGGACCTTCCCCGATGTCGCCAGAAGGAGGGGCCGCAAGCCGCCGTCACCGAGCGGCACGCGAGGGCAAACCCCCACAGGGGGTTGACGGCACTAGGCGGAGCGAGACCCGCATCGCGGCGAAAACAGCGGGAGGGATTCGAGCAAAGAGGATTCTGCCACCGGCCAGCGTATTCGTTACGGCGGTGCGGGGCCGTCGAGGGACAAAGGGGTGCTCCTTGTTTCGCGCTGCCTGCTCCGCTTCGAACGGCGCCATGGACCGGCGACCGCCGAGTGCTCAGTATGGGTCACATAGCGCAACCAGCGGCGTCGTGCTGTGCTATCCCCGGAGACAAGTCACATGCCAGCGATCAGCCCCTCGAAGGCCACCCGTATGGAAAGCGTGTCACGTTGCCTTCCCAACGCGGCGCTTGGCATCATATTATGTTCGTCGGGCGAACCCAATCCAGAACCCGGTCCCAGTGAAGGACCCGGATACCTTGAGAATAATAGAGGCGATCGGTGCGCATCTTTAGCGCCGATTGAGCCAACTCTACGTCGCTCGCCCGTGCCGGCGAGCGCAAGATCCTGTCTTTGGAGCCGATAATTATCCCGCCGGGACGAATATTTTTGCGGTCCATCACCCCGAACCGCGTGCGAGCGCTGTCGCTGCCGACTGCCTCGTCGAGATAGTGGAGAAGCTGATTTTCGGCCTTTACGAAATCGGGGGTCGGTCGACAGCGATTTTTGTTCTCGTCATATTCGAACAGGAAGCATTGTGGCGCTTTCAGTTCCCAGAAGTAGGCGACCCGTTCAACGTCACCAGTATCGGTCAACACGTCGGCGGCGACGACTAAGTCGGCATCTCCGGCGAAACTGCGGACCTCAATGAATCTCACTGTGCTGAGAAGGGTTTGCCGGATCAGCAGGTTTTCGGCGTGCTCGAGATAGGGTCGGCATTCTAGTTCGCGTCTGGCGTTGCCTCGCACCAATGCCTCGAAGGCAGCAAATTCCGCAGCATCGAGCGCCATGTCAGTGCGCTCCCTGTATGTGCCGCGATACGAGCATGTCGATTATATCGTTGGCCCAGAACTCGGTCAGATCGTCACCTTTGCGAACGACATATAGTGTTCCGCTCAGCGACCAGTTGATCGGCAGTCCATATTGCCGTTGCAACGCGACCGAGGGCTGTTCGAGAGTGACGGCGCCATTGGGCTCCAGCCACAAGGCTGCGCCGTCACGCACCTCGAACGTCCGCGGCCGGGCGATCGTCCCGCGTTCGGAAGCCCGCAGACTAACCGTAGCGCGTTCACCCGGCATCGCTAGTAGTCCCGGGAATGGCTGGCCGAAGCGCGACGTCAGCGTCTCTGCTTCGACCAGCGCTGCGGCCGACGTCACATACAGAAGGAAATAGTCACCGATCGACCATGACCGAAACGCGATGTCGACCCCTCCGAAAAGCTGTTGCCGGACTGCCGGAGGCAGCGGTTCAATGCGACGAGCAACAATTTTGGCGAGTTGATCTTCCTCCCTTTCGGAGAGGGCCGGCAAGCTCCGTAGTTGGCGGAATAGCAGTTCCTCGATCAGGTTGCCTAGCGGTGCTAGGTTGGCCTCGCCGGTTCGCTGATAGCTCAGATCGGCGGTCGTCAGCGTGTCGAAGAAGTCTTCGCGCCGCTCCTTGAGCTGCTCAACGAGTATTGGCGTACCGGGAAGCAGCATCTCGAATTTCAAATTGAGAATGAGGTAGCAAAGGGCCCGGGCTGTACGCCCGTTTGCGTCGATGAACGGATGGATCCAGTTCAGCCGCCAGAGCGCATAGGCAGAGAGAGCGATCGCTTCGACATCTGACCAGCTAGCGGCCAGATCGTCGCAGAGCGCTTGCACGGCAGCCGCCACTTCGTCCGGCGGCACGGGGCGATGTTCGCTGCCGAGCATCTCGACGTCGACAGTCCGATAGGCGCCAAACGCCGGGTTCCGTCCGCTGCCGAGCACCGCGTGGAGTTGGCACACAAGGTCGGGCGTTATGGGCACTTCTTCACCTGCCGCGCGGCGTTCCGCCAAGTTCTGAATGAAACGATATTGGCGCGCCAGCCCGCCAATCTCTTCGGGAAGCGACGGCTTGTCCTCACCGACTATAACGCTACCGCGAACCTCCCGGGAGACGCGGGGCATCGCGATGGTGACGGTCCCCCGGTGAATCGCATGGCCTGAGATATTCTCATTGCCGATGACGAAGCTGATTTCCTGTTCGCGCTTTTCCTGGTCTGTTGCCGGATGGGCGCGCGAGATATCGAGCAGTTTGTCGAGACTGATGTCGGTCATAGGGTCCGGATAGTCTGATTGCCGGGGTCGCCGCTAGGCCGAATTTACTGGCTGGCCGGGACGACGGTTCGCCGCTCCATATCTCCTAGCAAAAATCATGGCTGCGGATGCGCAGGGGCGCATCGCGCGAATCCGGTCCGCCGCCGTTTCGCGCCCCATCTCCTCGCCCGTGCGCAAT includes:
- a CDS encoding DUF736 domain-containing protein; the protein is MMMIIGTFRHSNDGYEGRIHTLGFDAAVTIARAPFSEVEGAPAWKVFLGDPAAGIEIGAGRFRSGSRGIYLALQIDDPLLAAPLTANLHGSDQRDGEHWLIWSRPDAHEKD
- a CDS encoding S26 family signal peptidase, with the protein product MNRHYLRATVAATLLFGGSFVAVAWVAPAPRLLWNASASAPIGLYRVDTGARPAAGDLVAIEPPPPLGDWLAQRGYLPRGVPLLKRVAGVPGQRICRTGAFVTIDGHGAARAVARDRLRRPLPIWLGCRIIGRGEFFLLNAAPDSLDGRYFGAISATGLVGVAQPIWTRAAPGAPLRWRQPRIDPNPNLEQTGE
- a CDS encoding DUF2840 domain-containing protein, which codes for MRCPSAPVSPAGRASRPLAASRTDVTEVELTWIEARLEQWIRFGRVAGERIVSRSTKVVAFRPGAIFAVVRWMSNDYGTVHSSIAIVAATAAGAPYATLPFVRPGGDILLRIDGWPKVQRVLAAVDAVEAVGIDACDAAPEHWRHVGNRIAIGMPPRPYGRDRHAAWLRRRAIEA
- a CDS encoding helix-turn-helix domain-containing protein; this translates as MSDFAAPIVPRFLKTPDAAVHLGLSARTLEKHRCYGTGPVYRKLGGRIVYAIDELNAWAEIGRRNSTSDPGKGTIHPARPVRR
- a CDS encoding DUF2285 domain-containing protein; protein product: MADICASDGIVAEWLAHREWHLVLAIGGRRYRLSIADCLGNEALAYVVPADDHVAARQAATGALHDWIASRTVSVPPGQPGTTERWRLVQWLRLLDALDEKISSRDLAAALILPDARSYSAAEWDTSSERRRIARWQRGAIAMRDGGYLTLLAGG
- a CDS encoding DUF6499 domain-containing protein → MQPTLDWRSPDFPKIFELYDRADFAQEFLRRNPRYRAAYRAGTAPGRSRAALRRLARHWGLVFRR
- a CDS encoding DUF736 family protein, whose amino-acid sequence is MTKIGSFTKTASGEYQGEIITLSVQAKKVRIVPDANASGNAPSHRVFIGEAEVGAAWPKSTQDDRPYLSVKLDDPTFTGPIFAQLFAGEGEAHDLVWNRPTRRGN
- a CDS encoding IS5 family transposase (programmed frameshift), which translates into the protein MKRYELSEAQWVRIAPMLPGKASDPGRTALDNRLFVNGVLWVLRSGARWSDLPERYGKYKTVHKRFTRWAAAGVWEGIFTSLARDRDNEYLMIDSSIVRAHAQAATGQKGGSANQALGRSRGGLTSKWHIAVDTFGRPVRFILTGGHVSDAKLAIPLLTGLDARHVLADKAYDSHAILDHVETSRARPVIPQRVCMPRRRDFDPAIYRLRNRIERTIGKLKQLRRVATRYDRLPHNYLATLYLAAIAFWC
- a CDS encoding DUF736 family protein — its product is MSSIANLTVKDDGSFEGTLATLMVTAPIAIVPNGRKVKDAEPDYRVISRKNGYELGAGWVKTSQTGTEYVSVSLSAPELGQIFCNIANAPGDDATRKVLIWNPPS
- a CDS encoding Shedu anti-phage system protein SduA domain-containing protein gives rise to the protein MALDAAEFAAFEALVRGNARRELECRPYLEHAENLLIRQTLLSTVRFIEVRSFAGDADLVVAADVLTDTGDVERVAYFWELKAPQCFLFEYDENKNRCRPTPDFVKAENQLLHYLDEAVGSDSARTRFGVMDRKNIRPGGIIIGSKDRILRSPARASDVELAQSALKMRTDRLYYSQGIRVLHWDRVLDWVRPTNII
- a CDS encoding Fic family protein produces the protein MTDISLDKLLDISRAHPATDQEKREQEISFVIGNENISGHAIHRGTVTIAMPRVSREVRGSVIVGEDKPSLPEEIGGLARQYRFIQNLAERRAAGEEVPITPDLVCQLHAVLGSGRNPAFGAYRTVDVEMLGSEHRPVPPDEVAAAVQALCDDLAASWSDVEAIALSAYALWRLNWIHPFIDANGRTARALCYLILNLKFEMLLPGTPILVEQLKERREDFFDTLTTADLSYQRTGEANLAPLGNLIEELLFRQLRSLPALSEREEDQLAKIVARRIEPLPPAVRQQLFGGVDIAFRSWSIGDYFLLYVTSAAALVEAETLTSRFGQPFPGLLAMPGERATVSLRASERGTIARPRTFEVRDGAALWLEPNGAVTLEQPSVALQRQYGLPINWSLSGTLYVVRKGDDLTEFWANDIIDMLVSRHIQGAH